One Stratiformator vulcanicus genomic window, GCGGTACTCAGCCCGTTCGGGAAATCCGGCCGGCCACTCGCCGCAGTGGCCCGGTTCGCGGTCGAAAGAGATCACTGATGGAATACCAAATACTTCCCAATATCACGTCGCCTCACGACCTCGACGGCCTGTCGCGCGAGCAATTGCTCACCCTTGCCGCCGAGATTCGGGAAGCCCTGACCGGGATCGTCGAAGAACGACCGGCTCACTTCGCCAGCAACCTCGGCGTCGTCGAGTTATGCATCGCCTTGCACCTCGTGTTCAACTTCGAGGAAGACCGGCTCATCTGGGACACCGGACACCAGATTTACCCTCACAAACTCGTCACCGGTCGATTCCACGAGTTCCAGACCATCCGCCAGCGCGGCGGGCTGATGGGTTACCCGAATCCGGCGGAAAGCCCGTACGACCTGTTCGTCACCGGCCACGCCGGTTCGAGCGTCTCGACTGTTCTCGGCCTGAAAGCGGGTGATGACCTGCTGGGCGAAACGGGCCGTAAGTCGGTCGCGGTCATCGGCGACGGGGCATTGCCTTCCGGCATTGTGTTCGAGGCGATGAACAACGCCGCCGAACTGAAGAAAGACCTGCTGGTCATCCTGAACGACAACAAGATGGGCATCTGTCCGCGAGTCGGCGGACTGGCTCAGTACCTCGATCGGGCGCGGACCGCGCCGTTCTACAACGGGCTGAAAAAGGATATTTCGTGGCTGCTCAACCAGATTCCGGTCGTCGGTGAGTCGGTCGAATCGGTCCTCGGGCACGCCAAAGAAGCCGCCAAGACGTTTCTGCACGGCGGAATGTTGTTCGAGGAGATGGGCTTCCGCTACATCGGCCCCGTCGACGGACATGACCTCACCGGGCTGATCGACTCCCTCAAGATGGTCAAAGAGGTCAAGGGCCCGGTTCTGCTGCACGTGCTGACCGAAAAGGGACACGGGTTCGAACCGGCCTGCGCCGACCCCGTTGGATTTCACACGCCGTCGCCGTTCGAGCGCAACGCCGAGGGCGAAATCGTCTCCATGAAAAAGGGATCGTCGAAGGCTTACACCGAGGTCATGAGCGACGCGATTCATCGCTCAATGTCCGAAGACCCGAAGGTCGCCGTTCTGACCGCGGCGATGTGCGCGGGGAACAAACTCGAAAAGGTGAGGGCCGAGTTCCCCGAACGCTTCTTCGATACGGGCATTTGCGAAGGTCACGCCGTCGCGTTTGCCGGCGGGATGGCCAAAGCGGGCATGAAGCCGATCGTCGATATTTACAGTACTTTCCTGCAGCGGAGCTTTGATCAGATCTTCCAGGAAGTCGCCCTGCAGAATCTGCCGGTCATCTTTACGCTCGATCGGGCCGGGCTGTGCGGGCCGGACGGCCCGACGCACCACGGCATCTTCGACCACGCCTATATGCGCGTCTTCCCGAACATGACGGTCATGGCACCGGGGGATGAAAACGATGTCGCGCCGATGCTCGACTTTGCCCTGCTGCACGACGGCCCGACATCGATTCGTTATCCCAAGGCGAACGTCGAATCGGTTGAGCGGGATTCGGTGCCGATTGAGCACGGTAAAGCCGAGGTCTACTCCGAAGGCACCGACGGCACATTCGTCGCCTGCGGGGTGATGTTCCCCCGCTGCGTCGCCGCGGCCGAGCGATTGCGCGAAGAAGGCGTGCAGGTCGGCGTCATCAATGCCCGCTTCATCAAGCCGATTGATATCGAAACGATCGGCCGGGCACTCGACGAAACGGGATTCGTGATCACGGCGGAGGAGAACACCTCATCGGGAGGATTCGGTTCGGCCGTGCTGGAAGCGGCCAACGCGCGAGGGCATCGCACAGATCACCTGCGGATTTTGTCCCTACCGGATGAGTTCGTCGAACACGGTGACCGTGACGAGCTACTTGCCTCCTGCGGCCTCGACGTCGACGGCCTCGCCGCCACCGCCCACTCATTAGCAGACCGCGGCACACTGCAGACTTCCTGACTAAACTGTTAAGGCGCCCCCACAAGCCGCGCACGCAGTAAGCGGATCGATCACGCGGCGTCCACTTAAGAAACCCGCTCACTACGTGCGCGGCTTGTTGAGAGAATCGCTTTTCTCGTTCAACGAGTGAGACGAACGGCCTATCTCGAAGACAACCGAATTGATGACGTCCATCATCATTGCCAGTCGCAACCGCGGGAAGATCGTGGAGATCGAGGATCTGCTCGCGCCCTACGGCTTTGAGATTCAGTGCGTCGCCGATTTTCCCGATGTGCCCGAGGCCGTCGAAGACGGCGAAACCTTCGACGAGAATGCTGCCAAAAAGGCGACCGAAGTCGCGAATCATCTCGGCTGTTGGGCGATCGGCGAAGATAGCGGGCTGTGCGTCGATGCCCTCAAAGGCCGACCGGGGATTTTTTCCGCACGCTTCGCAGGGGAACAGTCCGACGACCAGACGAACAATCAGAAATTGATCGACGAACTCGACGGCGTTGCCGATGCAAAACGCGGCGCGGAATACCGCTGCCACGTAGCCCTCGCTGACCCCTCGGGTCAGATCCGGCTGACTTCGCAGGGACGCTGTCGCGGACGAATCACCACTCAGCCACGAGGCGAGAACGGCTTTGGATACGACCCGTACTTCGAAATTCGCGAACTCCACCGCACGTTCGGCGAACTCCCGAAAGTCGTCAAACGCCACCTCAGCCATCGTTCTCGGGCCTTTCGGCACATGGCGCCGCGACTCGCCGGGGTGGTGATATCTACCGACAGTGCGAGAACGGGTTGAGGTAATTTCGGCGAAACACGTGATTCATCGTTCCGACCGATCGCAAGGATCGATAAAATCCCCACAACTCGGACACGAAGCGCTCGATGTCGGATCAATGGTTGCCACTGTGACTGCTGTCATCGCGGCAGCGTGGAAGTTGCAGACCGGACAGATGGATCGGGACGAAAAGCCGACTCCGCGAGATGATTCGTCACGAGAGCTCGGCAGGTGAGGGGAGCAGGCGTATGACGCTAAGGTTGGACGGTTTGGTCGCGTGCGGGGAATTGGACGGAACCCGCACCAATAGTGTCAACGGGTGGATCAAACTCAAAGGACATCAGACGCCGCTTTCACTGTCATTGACCGGGG contains:
- the rdgB gene encoding RdgB/HAM1 family non-canonical purine NTP pyrophosphatase, whose protein sequence is MTSIIIASRNRGKIVEIEDLLAPYGFEIQCVADFPDVPEAVEDGETFDENAAKKATEVANHLGCWAIGEDSGLCVDALKGRPGIFSARFAGEQSDDQTNNQKLIDELDGVADAKRGAEYRCHVALADPSGQIRLTSQGRCRGRITTQPRGENGFGYDPYFEIRELHRTFGELPKVVKRHLSHRSRAFRHMAPRLAGVVISTDSARTG
- the dxs gene encoding 1-deoxy-D-xylulose-5-phosphate synthase — its product is MEYQILPNITSPHDLDGLSREQLLTLAAEIREALTGIVEERPAHFASNLGVVELCIALHLVFNFEEDRLIWDTGHQIYPHKLVTGRFHEFQTIRQRGGLMGYPNPAESPYDLFVTGHAGSSVSTVLGLKAGDDLLGETGRKSVAVIGDGALPSGIVFEAMNNAAELKKDLLVILNDNKMGICPRVGGLAQYLDRARTAPFYNGLKKDISWLLNQIPVVGESVESVLGHAKEAAKTFLHGGMLFEEMGFRYIGPVDGHDLTGLIDSLKMVKEVKGPVLLHVLTEKGHGFEPACADPVGFHTPSPFERNAEGEIVSMKKGSSKAYTEVMSDAIHRSMSEDPKVAVLTAAMCAGNKLEKVRAEFPERFFDTGICEGHAVAFAGGMAKAGMKPIVDIYSTFLQRSFDQIFQEVALQNLPVIFTLDRAGLCGPDGPTHHGIFDHAYMRVFPNMTVMAPGDENDVAPMLDFALLHDGPTSIRYPKANVESVERDSVPIEHGKAEVYSEGTDGTFVACGVMFPRCVAAAERLREEGVQVGVINARFIKPIDIETIGRALDETGFVITAEENTSSGGFGSAVLEAANARGHRTDHLRILSLPDEFVEHGDRDELLASCGLDVDGLAATAHSLADRGTLQTS